The sequence aagtatttaccGGCAACTGCCAAGTtagagaccattcagataatttctccagatcattttgaagttctaagctatcacccttactTCGTATCCCTCTCCATCTCTTGACATTGTCAGTATATGGCAAGACTGATGATGATAGGAGGAAGGTCATGTACAAACAGGAAGAAtaacactggccccaaaactatACCCTGGAGCACACCACTAATGAGCACAGTTTCCCAGTTAGACAACTTGGAATTCACCTGTACTCTTTGTTGGTGTCCAACTAGAAAGTCTTTTTATCTACATCAATAGATTTACTATTAGAATAATCATGACTTATAAAAATTTAGtaagaaattattaataatataagctcaatatcagaaggggttttgtggagattgtagtaatttcaatagttgagaacatgagtcaattgaagctagaccaccatggaaaacgtggaagcattggacggccgtttcgtcctatccaTTCCCgttattataatcatcatacgGTGAATATTCATCATAACCTTCATAATTTCCATGTGAATAATAATCATTGTATCTATCCGAActtggtctagttggttaagctctcgcgcgcgagactgataggtcctgggttcgaatccaacGAGGCGGGGTTGtagatgcgcagtgctgaggagtcccacaataggatgaaacggccgtccagtgcttccgggctttccatggtggtctagcttcaattgactcatgatcttaaccattgaaataagcTTAATACTTTATATTATCAATTTAAGGTATATTTCTAAACTAGATCACAAATTACTATTCACTTGtgtaatttgtttaaataaatcatattgatTTCAATTATGAAATATGTAATTTATTCAAATCTCAGTGCAACGAAATTTAATTGTTACGTAgattcaattcatttatttacgaATATATCATTGCataatacaaatgaaataaaagagtTGAACTTTAAATAGTCTATtgagttcattattattattattgtttattattattaatattactattattaacctTATCAATTTGTTAAGTAAATAAGATTTGGGCTTGGATACAGTGAAATGATGAAATTTatttggttttcatatttttccACATTGGTAACATTAATTTCTAGTAATGAAAAAGATTATTTCTATAGAGAATTTTATCCAAGTTCAGATAGATTTAATGATGATTATTCACACAGAAATTATGAAGGTTATAATGAATACTCACCgtataatgattataataacgGGAATGAATATAATTACTATTCGAATGATGGTTATAACAACTATGATTATAATTATGAAGATTATTCATACCATGAATATGATGACAATAAAGAACCAAGAGGACATGACGAACACTCTGACTATAGATACCCTCCAAATCCCCATGATCACTATGAAACTAATGAAGGAAATAATTATGATGATAAATATCCTGATGATTATAACAATCTTGATTATTACAATAATTACAATGTTGAAGATCATGATAATCATCGAACTTCAGATCATAATAATCATCAAACACAGGGACCTGATTATCATGCTTATCAAAAACACGAAAGAGATACGTTCAGATATCAGGACTATGTATTAAATCATTGGAATAATCACAAACCATATACAGATTATGAATATCAATATTACCGAGTGAAACCAAATCATTATGATGAGTATTCGGATAACGGTGTAGGAAACTATAAGCCCAGAGGAGAAAATCCATCACAACGTACTACTATGAAACCTGATAATGATGAATTTAACTTTTGATACAGAACTTCTTATATaacaacattatttatttttctctaaATTGATgtattaataatataatatcatAAGATTATGTATCCATATTTTAGGTTACTCAATAGGTTACTGCTATCCATCTTTTTATTATCCATAAAGCATCATTTGTCTTCTTAATTGTTTATCagtgagatgatagcaaccgatggttagagacacaggtgcatccactctttgtgttctcccaaattctcatctcctgaatcctccttgtctcttttctctctttccaaatttatttcactggattataatcCTTGGATAACATCTTGAAATCCAAATATTTCCGACTACTGTTTATACTCTTGCTAAGTCTACCACTataggatttgaatcgacaattgtatttctgtgctaatgtgatatgggaactcgaactgatgtacctacgtacgaagttctacattgttactgactgactgacatcagTGTAAAAGATGATACAGCGATATTCCATTTagttgaataaatcaatattatacattgttattgtaaattatgtagatctttgaaattttcatttgtaatagtaatagtttattttgttgttatgcATTATCTTTATCCTATTTTAAGATAACACTTCAATATcgtatttttattcattcataagCTGAATATTTAGGTTTATTATttgacagatatatatataatttgaagtgagtaaaataaaaagaaacaaaaaaacaacctGATCTGCAAGATGACTTATGTAGTCTTATGTTAACTAAAAGTTTCATGTCTTGGTTACGCTTAAAATTTGTTGATTTATGAAAACTGAAGGTGAATATTGTGTTTCGATTCATTCTCTTatgtatcatttattttaaatcaacAGATAGTTTTTTACATTTGATATGTAATAAGATAGTGTGATCATTGTATTAAGAGGGTGGTCTGTGGACAATTCGAATCTCAATCAATACGTTAAAGGTTCGAACCACTTTTAGTTTGAGGAATTAAGTTTTATTACTACCTATCACACCTGAAGTATGGTTCAGAGATGAGTGGGCAAATTTGATCttgttatttatattaaataagaGTTTGTATCAGGTTTATTGATTTGAAAATgatatatgaatgaataaaactaGACAAACGACCGTAAACATGAATGATTATGCAATAAGAGGTTATTGTTCCGTTTTTCAAAAGTTCAAGCAATCAACGATGTTGAGCAACAGTCTTTTGTTGTCTTAGGTGAGTATGtgcctcacacccgacacggttGTACTTCATTGATTACGGCTCCTCCATAACCATATATTGATAACTATTATGTGCTGACTAGTGACTAgattcgtgagaaaattctcggagttctagtgagaagccgtgaccagtggagttcaatccgtgtagggtgtgaggcagttactcaccaaagacaatggaagatggttgtgcagtttcgtggattggttgaagtcaaacattaacaccactgaatgatggctcagtggtctaatggttaagagTTCGCATGTGAGAGTGAATTTTCTGTGTTTGAATGGTGAATACGGGATGGTGTTGAATACTTGTGTGGAGAACCGtcctaggacgaaatggccatccaatgctcttgggttctcaatggtggtctaatagttatcggttcataatttcaatggaattcaacaatcttcacaaccccaaaTTGAGATTTTTTCAAAAGAATATGCTATTCTTTCTTCGATCTTATTGTGTATTTTATCCATAACTTCACCATGAGTCACCGTTAACCTAAACAATATGTTGTGAACAGGGaaataagaagcccagacaaactacgaaagctatttcttgggacgttatttcattttattcaaacctTGTGAAAACACATatctatttttgtccctattttattctacagaacatgAGCTTTCGTTCGATGTATCATTCATTGCCATACCCCTTTTTATTCCgaaactattgtaatttaaacataatattttgcaccttaTTTTCTACCCTGATTcccagttttggacataattgtattttcccaaattatcgtacgttgtggtcaggatattcacttattcattcatgtacctttttgcactaatccgaattcagagattTCAGAGTGTTCCagctgtcttgtcttctctcacttgcgtgcttgccaGCCATTCAGGTTCTAGAATAGTTTTCTCTCTATCCcatctcgaactcacgcgtactagcctcaaggttaaaccGCTCAGCCTATTGTGTCAAGGTCATAATCTagactagacagatcaaggtcaagtcataacaaagtatcgacggggtaaaagcgattcaaggtcataacacaaTAATTCAAATCTCTTCGTCGATGTCAAGTTGAAACTAATGCCAAGTTGCAGAAAAGATATACTTGAAACTGAATTGAATTTCATCAAACGTATTTCATCGACGCAGTAAGGAGCATTACACAGAGGTTAGGTTAGATCTTTTCAAAAACCTAAGTGATTCATTTGACATATATTCTAGAAGTACAAAAAACGGGGAGAAACAAGTAAAATATAGATCTATTCAAAGGGTTAGGCAATTATTCATTTCGTTCTGATTATCCtggagactgtaactaataatatttttaCCGACCCTTATGTTAATCCAACTAAGACTAAACTAGATATCGAACCATTCGAATTAAAAAATTTTTGTAAGATTCAGATATATGATTCACTTAAAGACAAAGTTTTAGCTACGGAATCTATTTATCTATATACAATAATTGGTAGTTCTAACAAAGGTTGAATTATAGAGATTTAAGAGCACACTGATTGACTTTTGTAACTATTTGAAAAGCAACACCCACCACATAAATGGTACATTGACTAGAAAACATTGAGAACCCATAAGAAAACTAAAATCCAAAGACTTCAATAGTCACGAAATTTAATAAAAGATCAGATATTGTAATTTCAAACAAGATTATTAAAATGGAAAGGATGAATCTTTTGGCAATTGATCAAACTAATTTTTTAAGATTTGGATAATGTAAGAACCTGACTGAAAAGACCAAGTGTCAGCTAACCACGACATTGCAATTTATCAATGTACCTATGTACTAAGACCTTCATAAAGGCATACTCCACAACTTTTGATCTACTCAAATTTTAAAAACCAGGGTTTCCTTTATGTCCGATTCTAGGTACGTTGGAATCACTATATCACTCAACAGTAAAATAGTTCATGAAATTTTTCGAATCATTACAGCAAAACTTGTTGCAACGCAGTATTGATGACGTAATAGGACTCGTGGATGTAGTAAAAACTATGGATTCAACAGATAATACTATGTCATCTCTAgacataatatatatttatttaaaataatccgCTTACCGAAACAACCAATTACATACGCGAATAAATTCTAGAAAAAAATACTAGTCATGACAGAGGAAGTGAAGAAGCTTCTGCTTAACCTCTAAAGCTAAATAGATGGTTCTATTGGGAAGATTTCATTGCCATTCTGGATAATATGACTGATATTTTACCCTTGTAAGTTTCGTTGTCAGCATTTATTCTTATATTTCTGTGGATTTTCTCATTCGGTTGACTGACAATTTTCGTACGGATTATTAGAACGAATTGAAAGAAAGCTTATGGAATACGTAGAAAGCTTACTGTGTCCATGATATTACCCAGAATGTCAGTGAGTTTTTTTGTAATTAAACTATCTAGCTTAAAAAACACACTATCACATCAACCACTATAAGTTCAAGTACTCTTCGTCATTTCAAAGAGGACATGTTAATTGAAGATAGAGAAGTGAAAACTTTGCActtaaattttaaacaaatttgaATTTATTCACTATTTAAAGACATCCAATGTCGTTAGGAATGATATCATTATCAATCTAAAACCATTGCTAACACCTAGCAGGGCTTAATCGAGTGAAATAATCAGAAATTACATAACTCATTTGTAAGTATTGAATAAATCCTAGTTAGTATTTAAATTTTTTGAGGTAGTGAATAAATTGTCACTGAAAGTCGAATCATGTCaatcaatgaatgaatataaatattatttaaaaagaactttgatgaattattttaagcaaaggtggataatggctagctgtggaatctctgcttaaaaagcttgtgacttaaggctatattaaagcaatccgtacaggatgcacatatgccaacatgaaacggatcaattgcagtcctatataacaatgggaagatacaagtaaaacaacaccaagtgaatttagtaaTGAAGCATGTTTGTATTTTATTCCCACAAAATGTTATCTTGCTAAATAAAGAAAGAATGATTGATGATAATTTTAATTGAGTACTTAAGAGTtctaattattatgatttagaacaatatatataagcgaacaatattgttttcgattaaatCCTCATAAGGCTTTAcgctaatatacagtaatatttatatgcatatacgaaattattaaaccaatcaagtcAGTTTATTGAGTGAATGATAACAGTTGAATAGATtacatagatgagtgtaaagTAAAAATTGGTAGTGTGATGACAAGTGTACTAgctgtgataagaataataaaggtttGAATCAGTGTTACATAATAGGAAATAGGTCAGTGATTATAAAAATATAGACACTGTAATAACATTCATAGAATGATTATAAGATTACGTAACaagaagtgttcagataattggactgTGAAACATATATTTGAGAAAAAAGGAAATGGTGGGAtggtgtgaagaaaaataaacgaagaaAGAGTacggaaaataataataaataaaatcacttaTTAACGCCAAGGGAGAGATAAAGGTATTACAGACTTcttatgaacacaaagacttggattgttagctcgaattcctatagcttctgctatgtgtaagaggcGAGATCGAATCCCATAACGAAAACTAGtaggaatacgataaataactttaaatgacttatttttgtttactACATGACTGccatcgatcaagtgtgatagaaccaaGCTGTGTATTATCTTGACAGTACtttttcctaaccacgaagggaggtgttcactaactctttgGCTAAGTTGTctggtagtgcgcccaatatTGCTTTCTTCACAGAAGCAGCTAAATTCGTAGATACATatagaagtggcataaccaggtaactCATTCTTTGGCTGAGGAATCACCATAGATCGGTCGAGTACGATGGACAGAGGTTAGCTGCATTAAACGGTCTCTTCACTGCTCTGGTCAGTCTATCGCGTAGCACATCACCAGCTACGTCTTCATTGAAATGCACTTTCAGTCGATACAATAAGCAGGGAATTAGAGCTCATACATAATATGTTGATTGAAATGGGTTATCCACAAGGTTTCCTGGAGAGGCACTTGCATGTAACAAATAAGGAAATAACGACATCAACGGTTAGTAAGAAACTTCTCTTCCTGAAGCTGCAATTCAATGGAGATGTAGCAGGTGATGTACTACGTGATAGACTGACTAGAGTAGtgaagagaacgtttaatgcagCTAACCTCTATCTATCGTACTCGACCGATCTATGGCGATTCCTCAAATAAAAGATAAGTTGCCTCACAACCGATCATAATTTATTAGTTGTCCACCGATGAAATTTGATGGCAGTTATCAAATATCGCAAGCTATTGCATGATAACTTAATGCCCTACaggttaaatattttaaatcgaATTCAAAAGTCCTAGGTTTGAACTCCGGTTGTGACTATGGATGAAGTTGTTTGTTAGCTCTATTTTAGGAAGAAAAATGTGAATCTAATGCTTCTTGAGTTTCGCTTATTGTTTACTCAGGATCAGTGAGTGATATGAACTACAAaagtcaacaatctccacaaaattccTGTGTAACTAATTCTAATTTGCTTTTGATTTCGAGTAAAGATTATCGTTTGACAACTTCTTATCACTGAATTcttatcataattattaaatatactTGATAGATACTGTAAAACTAATAATTACAATGAATTTGGTCTTTATCGTTATTATCACGTTCATAACAAGATTATTGAAGTCAGGAACCGATTCCTAAATATTAGATATTCATAACCACGCAGTTGGGAGTCGAACTCAAATCTTTCAACCTCTCATGAGAAAGTCAAACCTTCAAACCACTAAACCGGGATCTATTGATGTAAAGCTTCAAGTTTAATTAATTTACGTTATTTTaagaccatctttcattgtcttcaatAAGTACCTTTCTTACATCTTACATAATTGAATTTCACCTGATTTCTCATT comes from Schistosoma haematobium chromosome 3, whole genome shotgun sequence and encodes:
- a CDS encoding hypothetical protein (EggNog:ENOG41KOG1721~COG:S~SECRETED:SignalP(1-19)) → MMKFIWFSYFSTLVTLISSNEKDYFYREFYPSSDRFNDDYSHRNYEGYNEYSPYNDYNNGNEYNYYSNDGYNNYDYNYEDYSYHEYDDNKEPRGHDEHSDYRYPPNPHDHYETNEGNNYDDKYPDDYNNLDYYNNYNVEDHDNHRTSDHNNHQTQGPDYHAYQKHERDTFRYQDYVLNHWNNHKPYTDYEYQYYRVKPNHYDEYSDNGVGNYKPRGENPSQRTTMKPDNDEFNF